CATCACCGCGGGCGACCGGTTCGCCTCCACCGACAACGTGCTCACCATCCTGCGGCTCGCGGCGACCCTCGGCGTCGTCTCGATCGGGATGACCTTCGTGATCACCGGAGGCGGTATCGACCTCTCCGTCGGCGCGGTGCTGGCGCTCGCGTCGGTCTGGGCGACCACGAGCGGCACGCTGCAGATCGCCGAGGACTTCCATTGGATCGTGATCGTCACGACGGCGTTACTCGTCGGGGCCGGAGCAGGGGCAGTCAACGGTGTGCTCATCTCGTACGGGCGCGTCGTACCGTTCATAGCCACGTTGGCGATGTTGGCGAGTGCCCGCGGACTCGCCGAGCTGCTGTCCGACCGGCAGACCCAGATCGTCAGCAATACCGGCTTCTTCGACTTCTTCGGCGCCGAGCCCCTCGGCATCCCGGTGCTCGTGCTGATCTTCGCCGCGGTTGCTGCGCTCGGCTGGGTACTGCTGAACCGGACGACGTTCGGGCGCCGCACGTTCGCGGTCGGCGGTAACCCCGAGGCCGCGCGGCTCGCGGGCATCAAGGTGCAGCGGCACACGCTCTACCTCTACGCACTCGCCGGACTCTGCGCCGGCATCGGTGCGGTGATGCTGATCGCACGCACCACAACGGGCACCTCGACCCACGGCACGCTGTTGGAGCTGGACGCCATCGCTGCGGTGGTCATCGGCGGCACGCTGTTGTCCGGTGGACGCGGGTCGATCGTGGGCACGGTGCTCGGCGTACTCATCCTGACGACGCTGACCAACCTGTTCATCCTCAACAACATGTCCATCTCGGCGCAGTCGGTGGCCAAGGGCGCGATCATCGTCGTCGCTGTGCTGCTGCAGCAATGGCTCGCCCGACGCGATCGAGCTACCTAGCCCGACCGCCTCACCTACGCAGTCCCGATCCAACACCTCATCCGCACATTCCCACGAGGAGCACCGATGTTCCGAACAAACCGCCGACTCATCGCAACCGTCGGGCTGATGGCCTCCGCCGCGATCGTGGCAACCGGCTGTACGAACTCCAGCGATGACGACGAAGGCGGCAACAACGCCAACACCGCGACCAGCAACAACGATGAGCCAGGCAAGACGGTGACGATCGGGTTCTCCGGACCGGCTCCCGACCACGGCTGGCTCGGCGCGATCACCAAGGCAGCCAAGGCCGAGGCGAGCGAGTACGAGGACATCGACCTGAAGGTCGCCGAGGGCGGCACCGACATCAACCAGCAGGTCTCGCAGGTCGAGACGTTCATCAACGACAAGGTCGACGCGATCGTGCTGTTGCCGATCGACGGTGCCGCGTTGACCGACGTCGCACTGAAGGCGATGGACGCCGGCATCCCGGTCGTCAACGTCGACCGCGAGTTCAGCTCGCCGTTCGCCGCTCGTACGACGGTCCTCGGTGACAACTACGGCATGGGCGTCTCCGCCGGGCACTACATCTGCGAGCAGGCCGACGGTGACAGCGACGCCGTGGTGGCCGAGATCGCCGGTATCGACTCACTGCCGTTGACCCAGGACCGCTCGAAGGGCTTCAAGGACGCCCTCGATGACTGCGGCCTCGATGTCGACAACCGCGTGGCCGCGGACTTCACCGTCGAAGGCGGACAGAAGGCCGCGTCGAACCTGCTCCAGGCGGCGCCGGAGATCGACTACCTCTGGAATCACGACGACGACCAGGGCGTCGGTGTCATGGCCGCCATCGAGGAGGCCGGCCGCGATGAGTTCACCATGATCGGCGGCGCCGGCTCGAAGAACATGATGGACCTGATCAAGGCCGACAACTCGGTGATCAAGGCG
The sequence above is drawn from the Nocardioidaceae bacterium SCSIO 66511 genome and encodes:
- a CDS encoding ABC transporter permease — encoded protein: MSDRTTSADPPAAADDDAVSGANGPEGSSSRERTLPPGVVRNLGLVIALLILCIVGTITAGDRFASTDNVLTILRLAATLGVVSIGMTFVITGGGIDLSVGAVLALASVWATTSGTLQIAEDFHWIVIVTTALLVGAGAGAVNGVLISYGRVVPFIATLAMLASARGLAELLSDRQTQIVSNTGFFDFFGAEPLGIPVLVLIFAAVAALGWVLLNRTTFGRRTFAVGGNPEAARLAGIKVQRHTLYLYALAGLCAGIGAVMLIARTTTGTSTHGTLLELDAIAAVVIGGTLLSGGRGSIVGTVLGVLILTTLTNLFILNNMSISAQSVAKGAIIVVAVLLQQWLARRDRAT
- a CDS encoding substrate-binding domain-containing protein, which translates into the protein MFRTNRRLIATVGLMASAAIVATGCTNSSDDDEGGNNANTATSNNDEPGKTVTIGFSGPAPDHGWLGAITKAAKAEASEYEDIDLKVAEGGTDINQQVSQVETFINDKVDAIVLLPIDGAALTDVALKAMDAGIPVVNVDREFSSPFAARTTVLGDNYGMGVSAGHYICEQADGDSDAVVAEIAGIDSLPLTQDRSKGFKDALDDCGLDVDNRVAADFTVEGGQKAASNLLQAAPEIDYLWNHDDDQGVGVMAAIEEAGRDEFTMIGGAGSKNMMDLIKADNSVIKATVLYPATQAADGIRLARLIAQDKAMADLVEVEIPRTITLSAPVVTKDNVDDYIDAAFES